In Daphnia magna isolate NIES linkage group LG6, ASM2063170v1.1, whole genome shotgun sequence, the following are encoded in one genomic region:
- the LOC116925538 gene encoding kinesin-like protein KIF13A isoform X1, producing MSNDKVQVAVRVRPFNRREIDLNTKCVVEMLDSQTVLHHPSTLDKPPESRKDPKSFTFDHCFLSLDEEDSRYSSQEKVFEALGQDLLENAFQGYNACIFAYGQTGSGKSYTMMGTQNNPGIIPRLCNALFDRIKRLKEEEPSLMCKVEVSYMEIYNEKVHDLLDPGAHKQSLKVREHSVLGPYVDGLAQLAVTSYQDIEVLMGEGNKSRTVAATNMNSESSRSHAVFNVILTQIFTDPFSDVTGEKVSKMSLVDLAGSERVSKTGAVGDRLKEGSNINKSLTTLGLVISKLADQATLKNKDKFVPYRDSVLTWLLKDNLGGNSKTVMVATISPASDNYEETLSTLRYADRAKRIVCHAVVNEDPNGRIIRELREELEFLKEQLKHAVYRDDLSEQLHQSEKLMSAMSETWEEKLVKTERVHHDRQQALEKMGISVQASGIQVEKNKFYLVNLNADPSLNELLVYYLKDRTLVGRQDADSQPDIQLSGLGIQTEHCQLLIENGQLFMEPLGVAPCFLNGSPVIARVLLRHGDRLLWGNNHFFRVNCPRPSPTSEEQVQPDFNFAREELVLKEMSNDPIQTAIARLEKQHEEDKQRALQRQRQEYERHFHQLRTSLLSPMSPSSSFSSLDLSGRSLRGGVGLGTPRSERWAQEKDEVFRRSLAQLREDIVRANALAREANVLAEELGKQTRFSVTLQIPPANLSPNRKRIGLVSEPAILVRRTGKPNQIWSLDKLDLKLVDMRDLYNEFKNVDPLNRRENPFLSPGSDPFYELQESHSLIGVANIYMDVLFHDVRLNYFVPIISQQGEVAGKLQVELSRIAGQFPTDHMCESDSGENWDEQDEDATSNGNCSTVTCRVSIHQVCGLPASLSHFVFCQYNMFGQTEAVVVPTVMSNEDEDRRNQNDVRIRFDHVKDFTVPLTEEFVDLCSEGALSIEVWGHRSGGFTAGKTAWEVEQQQLAKVRSLADKWREVSRRIELWVEIQELSDSGEYVPVEVIHRDCLSGGVYQLRQGQQRRVCVRVRPVRDSGTLPLVCETVACVEIGSVSARSKLQKQLDSYQEEDLLLLRDKWSDAVARRRQHLDQQLQRLMQKPDKTDSDVEREQSLVNQWVSLTEERNAVLIPISSSGIPGAPVPPDWNPPAGLERHVPVLFLDLNPDDLSAPYQSNLHGSFENSSFLDGLNMVDDGQFMTAAGSNSILPKEHGGQFSSLPIIRYLDNEDIGAVAAWDSSIHDSLYLNRVTEANERVYLILKATVRLSHPSPMDLILRKRLAINIYKKQSLTSILKKKIGRVDSITSSGVMYEIVSNVPKASEELEDRESLAQLAASGEDVYSEDGETYIEKYTKSVGAVESILTLDRLRQNLAVKELLQNQQGGKTSSTMRKTLSVPNLSQLLRWQEENSNGSTGKMGRSESLANFAAEILGIQGRDKNTAIGSPNSPSSEVARRSLDSTVTRPNYLNLNANAGLGRLSQSSPSPASSRLVSRMTTLHEENPTAGNHAISSLVFVDKLETTPEIMEDKNEEEAELDMIDNESRLQVHADENGPQGESVYSSGYGSNGASEVTLSSTNEDECSLRSCSVSTEETPDHPVAQPLPQPPIASAYEANQEEFEKNLTVVSTECGVVRRSKASVDKLTALKAHRSSCPTALTVNESLNLNNSYGSAHSSSSNVSIERLTATDDEETPSEVPVVTSKPSKPLPEWVTVGESILVRPYNWSGIISFIGATQFASGTWIGVTLDAPTGKHDGSVQGVCYFNCKPKHGIFVKVDKLILDKRGRALHSSRVSTSEMQSHAMKRSQSKAEGMSESARKLALSGDASMRRSKSRGDGLNRH from the exons ATGTCGAATGACAAAGTTCAAGTTGCTGTTAGGGTTCGGCCATTTAACCGGCGAG AAATCGACCTGAACACCAAATGTGTGGTTGAAATGTTAGACTCGCAAACAGTCTTGCACCACCCTTCAACATTGGATAAACCACCAGAAAG CCGGAAAGACCCTAAAAGCTTCACATTCGATCACTGTTTTCTATCGTTGGATGAAGAGGACAGCAGGTATAGTAGCCAAGAAAAGGTTTTCGAAGCCCTCGGCCAGGATTTGTTAGAAAACGCCTTCCAAGGATACAATGCCTGCATCTTTGCCTACGGACAAACAG GGTCGGGAAAGTCATATACGATGATGGGAACTCAGAACAATCCAGGAATCATTCCACGGTTGTGTAACGCTCTCTTTGATCGAATCAAACGGCTGAAGGAAGAAGAACCTTCCTTGATGTGCAAG GTCGAAGTTAGCTATATGGAAATATACAACGAAAAAGTCCATGATTTGCTAGATCCTGGGGCTCACAAGCAATCGCTTAAAGTGCGAGAGCATTCGGTACTAGGTCCTTACGTAGACGGTCTGGCCCAGCTGGCTGTTACATCTTATCAAGACATTGAAGTGCTTATGGGCGAAGGAAATAAGTCACGAACTGTAGCCGCAACCAATATGAACAGCGAATCGTCCCGCTCGCATGCTGTTTTCAACGTCATTCTTACTCAAATATTTACTGATCCTTTTAGTGACGTTACTGGAGAAAAG gtcAGCAAAATGTCTTTGGTCGATTTGGCTGGATCCGAACGCGTTTCTAAGACGGGAGCAGTCGGTGACCGACTGAAAGAGGGATCTAACATCAATAAGTCGCTTACCACCTTGGGCTTAGTCATTTCCAAGTTGGCCGATCAAGCCACCCTTAAGAACAAGGACAAATTTGTCCCATATCGAGATTCGGTGTTGACATGGCTTCTCAAA GATAACTTGGGCGGCAACAGCAAAACAGTCATGGTTGCCACCATATCTCCAGCTTCAGACAACTACGAGGAAACCTTGTCAACGTTACGTTATGCCGACCGAGCTAAACGTATTGTCTGCCACGCGGTCGTTAATGAAGATCCTAACGGCCGGATCATCAGAGAATTGAGAGAGGAATTAGAATTCCTCAAAGAACAACTGAAG CATGCCGTGTACCGTGACGATCTCAGCGAGCAACTTCACCAGTCAGAAAAATTGATGAGCGCCATGTCGGAAACGTGGGAAGAGAAACTTGTAAAAACGGAACGCGTGCATCATGACCGACAGCAGGCGCTTGAAAAAATGGGCATTTCCGTTCAAGCCTCTGGTATTCAAgtagaaaagaacaaattcTACTTGGTCAACTTGAACGCCGATCCTTCCCTTAATGAATTATTAGTTTACTACTTAAAG GATCGCACTCTTGTGGGCCGGCAAGACGCTGATAGTCAACCTGATATCCAGCTGTCTGGACTCGGCATCCAGACCGAGCACTGTCAATTACTTATTGAGAATGGACAACTGTTTATGGAACCATTAGGGGTCGCGCCCTGCTTTCTAAATGGATCGCCTGTTATTGCTCGAGTCCTACTCCGTCACGGTGATCGGTTGCTATGGGGAAACAACCATTTTTTCCGGGTCAACTGCCCACGTCCTAGTCCAACTAGCGAAGAACAGGTTCAACCGGATTTCAATTTTGCGCGCGAAGAACTTGTTCTAAAAGAAATGTCCAATGATCCCATACAA ACGGCAATCGCTCGTTTGGAGAAGCAACACGAAGAAGACAAACAACGAGCTCTACAGCGTCAACGGCAAGAATATGAACGACATTTTCATCAACTCCGtacttctcttctttctcccATGTCTCCCTCTTCGTCCTTCTCATCGCTTGATCTGAGCGGTAGATCCCTTCGCGGTGGTGTGGGACTAGGAACGCCTCGTTCAGAACGATGGGCCCAAGAGAAAGATGAAGTGTTTCGCCGAAGCTTGGCCCAGTTGAGAGAGGACATCGTACGTGCTAACGCTCTTGCACGAGAAGCCAATGTCTTAGCTGAAGAGCTAGGCAAGCAGACACGTTTTAGCGTGACCCTCCAAATCCCACCTGCCAACCTAAGTCCTAATCGTAAACGAATAGGGTTGGTGAGTGAGCCGGCCATCCTAGTAAGACGAACTGGAAAGCCCAATCAAATCTGGTCATTAGATAAATTAGACCTCAAATTAGTGGACATGAGAGACCTCTACAATGAATTTAAAAACGTGGATCCTCTTAACAGGAGAGAAAACCCTTTCCTGTCTCCGg GCTCGGATCCATTCTACGAGCTGCAAGAGAGCCATAGTTTAATTGGTGTTGCCAATATATACATGGATGTGCTCTTCCATGACGTTAGATTAAATTACTTTGTTCCTATTATATCTCAACAAGGAGAAGTTGCCGGAAAATTACAG GTGGAATTGAGCAGGATAGCCGGTCAATTCCCTACTGATCACATGTGTGAATCGGACTCAGGTGAAAATTGGGATGAGCAAGATGAGGATGCTACATCTAACGGCAATTGCTCTACGGTCACGTGCCGTGTTAGCATACATCAG GTCTGCGGGCTGCCTGCGTCTTTGTCGCACTTTGTTTTCTGTCAGTATAACATGTTCGGACAAACAGAAGCTGTGGTAGTACCTACAGTGATGAGTAACGAGGACGAGGACCGACGCAATCAAAATGATGTTCGCATACGCTTCGACCACGTCAAAGATTTCACCGTGCCATTAACTGAGGAGTTTGTAGATCTGTGCAGCGAAGGGGCACTTTCCATTGAAGTTTGGGGTCATCGAAGTGGTGGCTTCACAG CAGGTAAAACAGCATGGGAAGTAGAACAACAGCAATTAGCGAAAGTACGATCATTAGCCGACAAATGGCGCGAAGTTTCACGTCGAATTGAATTATGGGTAGAAATTCAG GAATTGAGTGATTCTGGAGAGTACGTTCCAGTTGAAGTTATCCACCGAGACTGCCTGTCTGGAGGTGTCTATCAACTTCGCCAAGGACAGCAACGAAGAGTGTGCGTACGTGTCCGACCTGTCCGTGACTCTGGCACGTTACCACTGGTCTGTGAGACAGTGGCATGTGTCGAAATTGGAAGTGTTTCAGCCAGGTCCAAATTGCAAAAACAGCTCGATTCGTACCAAGAGGAAGACCTGCTCTTGTTACGCGATAAGTGGAGCGACGCCGTTGCGCGTAGACGACAACATCTTGACCAGCAGCTGCAACGTTTAATGCAAAAGCCGGACAAAACCGATAGCGATGTAGAACGCGAACAGAGTTTAGTGAACCAATGGGTCAGTCTGACGGAAGAGAGAAACGCTGTTTTGATACCCATATCCAGTTCGGGAATTCCAG GCGCCCCCGTACCGCCGGATTGGAATCCTCCTGCTGGTTTGGAACGGCACGTCCCGGTCTTGTTCCTTGATCTAAATCCGGACGATCTTTCCGCACCCTATCAATCAAATTTGCACGGAAGTTTTGAAAATAGTTCCTTTCTCGACGGTTTGAATATGGTGGATGATGGGCAGTTTATGACCGCAGCTGGAAGCAACTCCATCTTACCTAAAGAACACGGTGGGCAGTTTTCCAGCTTGCCAATCATCAGGTACCTTGACAATGAAGATATCGGTGCCGTCGCTGCCTGGGACTCATCAATTCACGACAGTCTGTACCTAAATCGCGTTACTGAAGCGAATGAGCGAGTCTACTTGATCTTAAAGGCCACG GTTCGATTGTCACATCCTTCTCCGATGGATCTCATTCTGCGCAAGAGACTTGCAATCAATATCTACAAAAAGCAGAGCCTTACGAGcattttgaagaagaagatcggACGTGTTGACTCGATTACCTCTTCGGGAGTTATGTACGAAATCGTATCCAATGTACCTAAAGCTAGCGAAGAGCTGGAAGATCGCGAATCACTAGCACAGTTAGCAGCCTCAGGTGAAGACGTCTACTCTGAGGACGGCGAAACTTACATCGAAAAATATACCAAAAGCGTAGGGGCAGTCGAGTCTATTTTGACGTTGGACAGACTCCGCCAAAATTTGGCTGTAAAAGAGTTACTCCAAAACCAACAAGGTGGTAAAACGAGCTCCACTATGAGAAAGACCTTGAGCGTTCCCAACCTGTCCCAATTACTTCGTTGGCAAGAGGAGAACAGTAATGGCAGTACAGGGAAAATGGGACGCTCAGAATCATTGGCCAATTTTGCGGCCGAAATACTTGGCATTCAAGGCCGG GATAAAAATACGGCAATAGGATCTCCGAATTCGCCATCCAGTGAAGTTGCTCGCAGATCACTTGATTCGACGGTGACGCGGCCCAACTATCTTAATCTTAATGCAAATGCTGGACTAGGCCGACTAAGTCAGTCATCTCCTAGTCCTGCATCCTCACGTCTTGTGTCCAGAATGACAACTTTACACGAAGAGAATCCGACTGCTGGGAACCACGCAATATCATCGCTTGTTTTTGTGGACAAGCTGGAAACTACCCCGGAAATTATGGAGGATAAG aatgaagaagaagctgAATTAGACATGATTGACAACGAAAGCCGGTTGCAAGTGCATGCCGATGAGAATGGTCCACAAGGCGAGAGCGTTTATTCTAGTGGGTACGGATCGAATGGAGCTTCAGAGGTGACGCTTTCTAGTACCAATGAGGACGAGTGCTCTTTAAGAAGTTGTAGTGTAAGCACGGAAGAAACGCCAGATCATCCGGTAGCCCAGCCACTGCCACAGCCACCTATCGCATCTGCCTATGAAGCGAACCAAGAAGAATTCGAAAAGAACTTGACTGTCGTCTCTACTGAATGTGGAGTCGTTCGAAGATCAAAGGCTTCGGTTGACAAATTGACTGCTCTCAAGGCTCATCGATCATCCTGTCCGACGGCATTGACGGTAAACGAATCGCTTAATCTCAACAATAGTTATGGCAGTGCTCATAGTAGCAGTAGCAACGTTTCCATCGAACGCCTTACAGCCACCGACGATGAG GAAACTCCTTCCGAGGTCCCAGTCGTAACGAGCAAACCCTCCAAGCCTTTACCTGAATGGGTAACTGTAGGCGAGAGTATTTTAGTTCGACCATACAACTGGTCGGGCATAATTTCCTTTATAGGTGCAACGCAATTTGCATCTGGTACTTGGATTGGGGTAACACTGGATGCTCCGACAG GTAAACATGACGGTTCTGTTCAAGGAGTTTGTTATTTCAATTGCAAACCCAAGCACGGAATCTTCGTAAAAGTGGACAAATTAATTTTGGATAAAAGAGGTCGGGCTCTTCATAGCTCTAGAGTTTCAACCTCTGAAATGCAAAGTCATGCAATGAAGCGGAGCCAGAGTAAAGCAGAAGGCATGAGCGAAAGCGCTCGTAAACTCGCTCTCTCGG GAGATGCATCTATGCGTCGTTCAAAAAGCCGAGGAGATGGCCTTAACAGGCATTAG
- the LOC116925538 gene encoding kinesin-like protein KIF13A isoform X2, with protein sequence MSNDKVQVAVRVRPFNRREIDLNTKCVVEMLDSQTVLHHPSTLDKPPESRKDPKSFTFDHCFLSLDEEDSRYSSQEKVFEALGQDLLENAFQGYNACIFAYGQTGSGKSYTMMGTQNNPGIIPRLCNALFDRIKRLKEEEPSLMCKVEVSYMEIYNEKVHDLLDPGAHKQSLKVREHSVLGPYVDGLAQLAVTSYQDIEVLMGEGNKSRTVAATNMNSESSRSHAVFNVILTQIFTDPFSDVTGEKVSKMSLVDLAGSERVSKTGAVGDRLKEGSNINKSLTTLGLVISKLADQATLKNKDKFVPYRDSVLTWLLKDNLGGNSKTVMVATISPASDNYEETLSTLRYADRAKRIVCHAVVNEDPNGRIIRELREELEFLKEQLKHAVYRDDLSEQLHQSEKLMSAMSETWEEKLVKTERVHHDRQQALEKMGISVQASGIQVEKNKFYLVNLNADPSLNELLVYYLKDRTLVGRQDADSQPDIQLSGLGIQTEHCQLLIENGQLFMEPLGVAPCFLNGSPVIARVLLRHGDRLLWGNNHFFRVNCPRPSPTSEEQVQPDFNFAREELVLKEMSNDPIQTAIARLEKQHEEDKQRALQRQRQEYERHFHQLRTSLLSPMSPSSSFSSLDLSGRSLRGGVGLGTPRSERWAQEKDEVFRRSLAQLREDIVRANALAREANVLAEELGKQTRFSVTLQIPPANLSPNRKRIGLVSEPAILVRRTGKPNQIWSLDKLDLKLVDMRDLYNEFKNVDPLNRRENPFLSPGSDPFYELQESHSLIGVANIYMDVLFHDVRLNYFVPIISQQGEVAGKLQVELSRIAGQFPTDHMCESDSGENWDEQDEDATSNGNCSTVTCRVSIHQVCGLPASLSHFVFCQYNMFGQTEAVVVPTVMSNEDEDRRNQNDVRIRFDHVKDFTVPLTEEFVDLCSEGALSIEVWGHRSGGFTGKTAWEVEQQQLAKVRSLADKWREVSRRIELWVEIQELSDSGEYVPVEVIHRDCLSGGVYQLRQGQQRRVCVRVRPVRDSGTLPLVCETVACVEIGSVSARSKLQKQLDSYQEEDLLLLRDKWSDAVARRRQHLDQQLQRLMQKPDKTDSDVEREQSLVNQWVSLTEERNAVLIPISSSGIPGAPVPPDWNPPAGLERHVPVLFLDLNPDDLSAPYQSNLHGSFENSSFLDGLNMVDDGQFMTAAGSNSILPKEHGGQFSSLPIIRYLDNEDIGAVAAWDSSIHDSLYLNRVTEANERVYLILKATVRLSHPSPMDLILRKRLAINIYKKQSLTSILKKKIGRVDSITSSGVMYEIVSNVPKASEELEDRESLAQLAASGEDVYSEDGETYIEKYTKSVGAVESILTLDRLRQNLAVKELLQNQQGGKTSSTMRKTLSVPNLSQLLRWQEENSNGSTGKMGRSESLANFAAEILGIQGRDKNTAIGSPNSPSSEVARRSLDSTVTRPNYLNLNANAGLGRLSQSSPSPASSRLVSRMTTLHEENPTAGNHAISSLVFVDKLETTPEIMEDKNEEEAELDMIDNESRLQVHADENGPQGESVYSSGYGSNGASEVTLSSTNEDECSLRSCSVSTEETPDHPVAQPLPQPPIASAYEANQEEFEKNLTVVSTECGVVRRSKASVDKLTALKAHRSSCPTALTVNESLNLNNSYGSAHSSSSNVSIERLTATDDEETPSEVPVVTSKPSKPLPEWVTVGESILVRPYNWSGIISFIGATQFASGTWIGVTLDAPTGKHDGSVQGVCYFNCKPKHGIFVKVDKLILDKRGRALHSSRVSTSEMQSHAMKRSQSKAEGMSESARKLALSGDASMRRSKSRGDGLNRH encoded by the exons ATGTCGAATGACAAAGTTCAAGTTGCTGTTAGGGTTCGGCCATTTAACCGGCGAG AAATCGACCTGAACACCAAATGTGTGGTTGAAATGTTAGACTCGCAAACAGTCTTGCACCACCCTTCAACATTGGATAAACCACCAGAAAG CCGGAAAGACCCTAAAAGCTTCACATTCGATCACTGTTTTCTATCGTTGGATGAAGAGGACAGCAGGTATAGTAGCCAAGAAAAGGTTTTCGAAGCCCTCGGCCAGGATTTGTTAGAAAACGCCTTCCAAGGATACAATGCCTGCATCTTTGCCTACGGACAAACAG GGTCGGGAAAGTCATATACGATGATGGGAACTCAGAACAATCCAGGAATCATTCCACGGTTGTGTAACGCTCTCTTTGATCGAATCAAACGGCTGAAGGAAGAAGAACCTTCCTTGATGTGCAAG GTCGAAGTTAGCTATATGGAAATATACAACGAAAAAGTCCATGATTTGCTAGATCCTGGGGCTCACAAGCAATCGCTTAAAGTGCGAGAGCATTCGGTACTAGGTCCTTACGTAGACGGTCTGGCCCAGCTGGCTGTTACATCTTATCAAGACATTGAAGTGCTTATGGGCGAAGGAAATAAGTCACGAACTGTAGCCGCAACCAATATGAACAGCGAATCGTCCCGCTCGCATGCTGTTTTCAACGTCATTCTTACTCAAATATTTACTGATCCTTTTAGTGACGTTACTGGAGAAAAG gtcAGCAAAATGTCTTTGGTCGATTTGGCTGGATCCGAACGCGTTTCTAAGACGGGAGCAGTCGGTGACCGACTGAAAGAGGGATCTAACATCAATAAGTCGCTTACCACCTTGGGCTTAGTCATTTCCAAGTTGGCCGATCAAGCCACCCTTAAGAACAAGGACAAATTTGTCCCATATCGAGATTCGGTGTTGACATGGCTTCTCAAA GATAACTTGGGCGGCAACAGCAAAACAGTCATGGTTGCCACCATATCTCCAGCTTCAGACAACTACGAGGAAACCTTGTCAACGTTACGTTATGCCGACCGAGCTAAACGTATTGTCTGCCACGCGGTCGTTAATGAAGATCCTAACGGCCGGATCATCAGAGAATTGAGAGAGGAATTAGAATTCCTCAAAGAACAACTGAAG CATGCCGTGTACCGTGACGATCTCAGCGAGCAACTTCACCAGTCAGAAAAATTGATGAGCGCCATGTCGGAAACGTGGGAAGAGAAACTTGTAAAAACGGAACGCGTGCATCATGACCGACAGCAGGCGCTTGAAAAAATGGGCATTTCCGTTCAAGCCTCTGGTATTCAAgtagaaaagaacaaattcTACTTGGTCAACTTGAACGCCGATCCTTCCCTTAATGAATTATTAGTTTACTACTTAAAG GATCGCACTCTTGTGGGCCGGCAAGACGCTGATAGTCAACCTGATATCCAGCTGTCTGGACTCGGCATCCAGACCGAGCACTGTCAATTACTTATTGAGAATGGACAACTGTTTATGGAACCATTAGGGGTCGCGCCCTGCTTTCTAAATGGATCGCCTGTTATTGCTCGAGTCCTACTCCGTCACGGTGATCGGTTGCTATGGGGAAACAACCATTTTTTCCGGGTCAACTGCCCACGTCCTAGTCCAACTAGCGAAGAACAGGTTCAACCGGATTTCAATTTTGCGCGCGAAGAACTTGTTCTAAAAGAAATGTCCAATGATCCCATACAA ACGGCAATCGCTCGTTTGGAGAAGCAACACGAAGAAGACAAACAACGAGCTCTACAGCGTCAACGGCAAGAATATGAACGACATTTTCATCAACTCCGtacttctcttctttctcccATGTCTCCCTCTTCGTCCTTCTCATCGCTTGATCTGAGCGGTAGATCCCTTCGCGGTGGTGTGGGACTAGGAACGCCTCGTTCAGAACGATGGGCCCAAGAGAAAGATGAAGTGTTTCGCCGAAGCTTGGCCCAGTTGAGAGAGGACATCGTACGTGCTAACGCTCTTGCACGAGAAGCCAATGTCTTAGCTGAAGAGCTAGGCAAGCAGACACGTTTTAGCGTGACCCTCCAAATCCCACCTGCCAACCTAAGTCCTAATCGTAAACGAATAGGGTTGGTGAGTGAGCCGGCCATCCTAGTAAGACGAACTGGAAAGCCCAATCAAATCTGGTCATTAGATAAATTAGACCTCAAATTAGTGGACATGAGAGACCTCTACAATGAATTTAAAAACGTGGATCCTCTTAACAGGAGAGAAAACCCTTTCCTGTCTCCGg GCTCGGATCCATTCTACGAGCTGCAAGAGAGCCATAGTTTAATTGGTGTTGCCAATATATACATGGATGTGCTCTTCCATGACGTTAGATTAAATTACTTTGTTCCTATTATATCTCAACAAGGAGAAGTTGCCGGAAAATTACAG GTGGAATTGAGCAGGATAGCCGGTCAATTCCCTACTGATCACATGTGTGAATCGGACTCAGGTGAAAATTGGGATGAGCAAGATGAGGATGCTACATCTAACGGCAATTGCTCTACGGTCACGTGCCGTGTTAGCATACATCAG GTCTGCGGGCTGCCTGCGTCTTTGTCGCACTTTGTTTTCTGTCAGTATAACATGTTCGGACAAACAGAAGCTGTGGTAGTACCTACAGTGATGAGTAACGAGGACGAGGACCGACGCAATCAAAATGATGTTCGCATACGCTTCGACCACGTCAAAGATTTCACCGTGCCATTAACTGAGGAGTTTGTAGATCTGTGCAGCGAAGGGGCACTTTCCATTGAAGTTTGGGGTCATCGAAGTGGTGGCTTCACAG GTAAAACAGCATGGGAAGTAGAACAACAGCAATTAGCGAAAGTACGATCATTAGCCGACAAATGGCGCGAAGTTTCACGTCGAATTGAATTATGGGTAGAAATTCAG GAATTGAGTGATTCTGGAGAGTACGTTCCAGTTGAAGTTATCCACCGAGACTGCCTGTCTGGAGGTGTCTATCAACTTCGCCAAGGACAGCAACGAAGAGTGTGCGTACGTGTCCGACCTGTCCGTGACTCTGGCACGTTACCACTGGTCTGTGAGACAGTGGCATGTGTCGAAATTGGAAGTGTTTCAGCCAGGTCCAAATTGCAAAAACAGCTCGATTCGTACCAAGAGGAAGACCTGCTCTTGTTACGCGATAAGTGGAGCGACGCCGTTGCGCGTAGACGACAACATCTTGACCAGCAGCTGCAACGTTTAATGCAAAAGCCGGACAAAACCGATAGCGATGTAGAACGCGAACAGAGTTTAGTGAACCAATGGGTCAGTCTGACGGAAGAGAGAAACGCTGTTTTGATACCCATATCCAGTTCGGGAATTCCAG GCGCCCCCGTACCGCCGGATTGGAATCCTCCTGCTGGTTTGGAACGGCACGTCCCGGTCTTGTTCCTTGATCTAAATCCGGACGATCTTTCCGCACCCTATCAATCAAATTTGCACGGAAGTTTTGAAAATAGTTCCTTTCTCGACGGTTTGAATATGGTGGATGATGGGCAGTTTATGACCGCAGCTGGAAGCAACTCCATCTTACCTAAAGAACACGGTGGGCAGTTTTCCAGCTTGCCAATCATCAGGTACCTTGACAATGAAGATATCGGTGCCGTCGCTGCCTGGGACTCATCAATTCACGACAGTCTGTACCTAAATCGCGTTACTGAAGCGAATGAGCGAGTCTACTTGATCTTAAAGGCCACG GTTCGATTGTCACATCCTTCTCCGATGGATCTCATTCTGCGCAAGAGACTTGCAATCAATATCTACAAAAAGCAGAGCCTTACGAGcattttgaagaagaagatcggACGTGTTGACTCGATTACCTCTTCGGGAGTTATGTACGAAATCGTATCCAATGTACCTAAAGCTAGCGAAGAGCTGGAAGATCGCGAATCACTAGCACAGTTAGCAGCCTCAGGTGAAGACGTCTACTCTGAGGACGGCGAAACTTACATCGAAAAATATACCAAAAGCGTAGGGGCAGTCGAGTCTATTTTGACGTTGGACAGACTCCGCCAAAATTTGGCTGTAAAAGAGTTACTCCAAAACCAACAAGGTGGTAAAACGAGCTCCACTATGAGAAAGACCTTGAGCGTTCCCAACCTGTCCCAATTACTTCGTTGGCAAGAGGAGAACAGTAATGGCAGTACAGGGAAAATGGGACGCTCAGAATCATTGGCCAATTTTGCGGCCGAAATACTTGGCATTCAAGGCCGG GATAAAAATACGGCAATAGGATCTCCGAATTCGCCATCCAGTGAAGTTGCTCGCAGATCACTTGATTCGACGGTGACGCGGCCCAACTATCTTAATCTTAATGCAAATGCTGGACTAGGCCGACTAAGTCAGTCATCTCCTAGTCCTGCATCCTCACGTCTTGTGTCCAGAATGACAACTTTACACGAAGAGAATCCGACTGCTGGGAACCACGCAATATCATCGCTTGTTTTTGTGGACAAGCTGGAAACTACCCCGGAAATTATGGAGGATAAG aatgaagaagaagctgAATTAGACATGATTGACAACGAAAGCCGGTTGCAAGTGCATGCCGATGAGAATGGTCCACAAGGCGAGAGCGTTTATTCTAGTGGGTACGGATCGAATGGAGCTTCAGAGGTGACGCTTTCTAGTACCAATGAGGACGAGTGCTCTTTAAGAAGTTGTAGTGTAAGCACGGAAGAAACGCCAGATCATCCGGTAGCCCAGCCACTGCCACAGCCACCTATCGCATCTGCCTATGAAGCGAACCAAGAAGAATTCGAAAAGAACTTGACTGTCGTCTCTACTGAATGTGGAGTCGTTCGAAGATCAAAGGCTTCGGTTGACAAATTGACTGCTCTCAAGGCTCATCGATCATCCTGTCCGACGGCATTGACGGTAAACGAATCGCTTAATCTCAACAATAGTTATGGCAGTGCTCATAGTAGCAGTAGCAACGTTTCCATCGAACGCCTTACAGCCACCGACGATGAG GAAACTCCTTCCGAGGTCCCAGTCGTAACGAGCAAACCCTCCAAGCCTTTACCTGAATGGGTAACTGTAGGCGAGAGTATTTTAGTTCGACCATACAACTGGTCGGGCATAATTTCCTTTATAGGTGCAACGCAATTTGCATCTGGTACTTGGATTGGGGTAACACTGGATGCTCCGACAG GTAAACATGACGGTTCTGTTCAAGGAGTTTGTTATTTCAATTGCAAACCCAAGCACGGAATCTTCGTAAAAGTGGACAAATTAATTTTGGATAAAAGAGGTCGGGCTCTTCATAGCTCTAGAGTTTCAACCTCTGAAATGCAAAGTCATGCAATGAAGCGGAGCCAGAGTAAAGCAGAAGGCATGAGCGAAAGCGCTCGTAAACTCGCTCTCTCGG GAGATGCATCTATGCGTCGTTCAAAAAGCCGAGGAGATGGCCTTAACAGGCATTAG